One region of Luteolibacter sp. Y139 genomic DNA includes:
- the thiD gene encoding bifunctional hydroxymethylpyrimidine kinase/phosphomethylpyrimidine kinase yields MHASPPVTLTIAGSDCSAGAGLQADLKTFQYFSVFGLTAVTCVVAETPKVVRSVHAVPPAILQDQLRVLLEAFPIAAIKTGMLFSKAHIVAITEILEQYRGIPLVIDPVMIASTGDPLLEENAIAAYKERLFPLATVITPNLDEAEVLWGASARDEQTMERAAHELSARHGCAVLLKGGHLGGPVCADLLVENDLPTWFRSPRIDGAASHGTGCTLSAAIAANLALGGDLHDSIATSKRYLDRVLATSLSWENLSVLNQGTIHFH; encoded by the coding sequence ATGCATGCTTCCCCACCCGTCACCCTGACGATTGCCGGTTCCGATTGCTCCGCCGGTGCCGGCTTGCAGGCAGACCTGAAGACTTTCCAATATTTCAGCGTCTTCGGCCTGACGGCGGTCACTTGTGTGGTAGCGGAGACGCCAAAGGTGGTGCGCTCGGTCCATGCGGTGCCGCCAGCGATCCTGCAGGATCAGCTCCGGGTGCTGCTCGAAGCTTTCCCGATCGCAGCCATCAAGACGGGGATGCTGTTTTCGAAGGCCCACATCGTGGCGATCACCGAGATCCTGGAGCAGTATCGGGGGATCCCGCTGGTGATCGATCCGGTGATGATCGCGTCCACCGGCGATCCGCTGCTGGAGGAGAATGCGATCGCGGCCTACAAGGAGCGGCTGTTCCCGCTGGCGACGGTGATCACGCCGAATCTGGATGAGGCGGAGGTTTTGTGGGGTGCCTCGGCACGCGACGAGCAGACGATGGAACGCGCGGCGCACGAGCTGTCTGCCCGGCATGGGTGTGCGGTGCTGCTGAAAGGGGGGCACCTCGGTGGACCGGTGTGCGCCGACCTGCTGGTAGAGAATGATCTGCCGACGTGGTTCCGCTCGCCGCGGATCGATGGTGCGGCGTCCCATGGAACCGGCTGCACCTTGTCCGCTGCGATCGCGGCGAATCTGGCGCTGGGCGGGGATCTGCATGACTCGATCGCCACCTCGAAACGCTATCTCGATCGAGTTCTGGCGACTTCTCTGTCGTGGGAGAATCTGTCCGTGCTGAATCAGGGGACGATTCATTTTCATTAA
- a CDS encoding Co(2+)/Mg(2+) efflux protein ApaG — MLRKLDGLSVKVDDVIYMPSLDAPDERPHPFVYFISIKNESDEKVTIRGRKWIVREDDGEVTVVEGDGVVGQSPVIGPGENFSYNSYHVTRGDGTAEGAFFGETEDGEWVFTRIPEFRLTVPGWA, encoded by the coding sequence ATGCTGAGGAAACTGGACGGGCTGAGCGTCAAGGTGGATGACGTGATCTACATGCCCAGCCTGGACGCTCCGGACGAGCGCCCGCATCCGTTCGTGTACTTTATTTCGATCAAGAACGAGTCCGACGAGAAGGTGACGATCCGCGGTCGCAAGTGGATCGTGCGCGAGGACGACGGCGAGGTGACCGTGGTCGAAGGTGACGGTGTGGTGGGCCAGAGCCCGGTGATCGGGCCGGGCGAGAATTTCTCCTACAACAGCTATCACGTCACCCGGGGTGATGGGACGGCGGAGGGTGCATTCTTTGGCGAGACGGAGGATGGTGAGTGGGTTTTCACCCGCATTCCGGAATTCCGCCTGACGGTGCCGGGCTGGGCGTGA
- a CDS encoding MCP four helix bundle domain-containing protein, whose amino-acid sequence MKPGPLRNFYIALAAIVLLFIVVSPVLTVWTIRRDATRIVSDSLQGLATSSLATMQMSEGFLDTARAASGHGMTGTELAAALEVRSRATDAQYQAHRETVQTDKERAAFDRLTATKDDYRATRKAVVELLIAGKQPEANDLFETQCIPKFQAYAKALGGLIEHNATEARAGGQEIIRLCHVLLIVQGLLLVFFFIYGFFVPLTAVMERLSRNPIVVRK is encoded by the coding sequence ATGAAACCCGGTCCGTTGAGGAATTTCTACATCGCCCTCGCCGCCATCGTTCTCCTGTTCATCGTCGTCAGTCCCGTCCTCACCGTCTGGACCATCCGCCGCGATGCCACCCGCATCGTCTCGGACTCCCTCCAAGGCCTTGCCACCAGCAGCCTCGCCACCATGCAGATGTCCGAGGGCTTCCTCGACACCGCACGTGCGGCCAGCGGCCACGGCATGACCGGCACTGAACTCGCGGCTGCCCTCGAGGTCAGAAGTCGCGCCACCGATGCCCAGTACCAAGCTCACCGCGAGACCGTCCAGACCGACAAGGAACGCGCCGCCTTCGACCGGCTCACCGCCACCAAGGACGACTATCGTGCCACCCGCAAGGCGGTCGTGGAACTCCTCATCGCTGGCAAGCAACCGGAGGCCAATGACCTGTTCGAAACCCAGTGCATCCCCAAATTTCAGGCTTATGCCAAGGCCTTGGGCGGCCTCATCGAGCACAATGCAACCGAGGCCCGCGCCGGCGGCCAGGAAATCATCCGGCTTTGTCACGTCCTTCTCATCGTCCAAGGACTCCTGCTTGTCTTCTTCTTCATCTATGGCTTCTTCGTTCCTCTAACCGCCGTCATGGAGCGCCTCAGCCGCAATCCCATCGTGGTCCGCAAGTAA